The following are from one region of the Salvia splendens isolate huo1 chromosome 2, SspV2, whole genome shotgun sequence genome:
- the LOC121787373 gene encoding UDP-xylose transporter 1-like, which translates to MGEMSNNQLGVMGALFLSVASSVSIVICNKALMSNLGFQFATTLTSWHLMVTYCTLHIASRLNFFENKTIDMKTVMVFGILNGISIGFLNLSLGFNSIGFYQMTKLAIIPFTVMLETLFLKKQFSDKIKISLSILLLGVGIASVTDLQLNLVGTILSLIAILTTCIGQILTNTIQKRLNVSSTQLLYQSSPFQAAILFVIGPFLDQCLTGQNVFAYTYSPSVMVFILLSCLIAVFVNFSTFLVIGKTSPVTYQVLGHLKTCLVLGFGYTLLHDPFTSRNIFGILVAMVGMGLYSYFCTLETKNKHTPSLSSQVKERESTPLLVSHLDKESKFQLFKIEAHA; encoded by the exons ATGGGGGAGATGTCGAACAACCAATTGGGAGTGATGGGCGCACTGTTCCTCTCCGTGGCGTCGTCCGTCTCCATAGTCATCTGCAACAAGGCCTTGATGAGCAATCTTGGTTTCCAATTTG CCACAACACTTACCAGTTGGCATCTGATGGTAACATATTGCACTCTCCACATTGCATCGCGCCTAAATTTCTTCGAAAACAAGACAATTGACATGAAGACAGTGATGGTCTTTGGCATTCTGAATGGCATCTCCATTGGATTCCTGAACCTCAGCTTGGGATTCAACTCCATTGGCTTCTATCAG ATGACAAAACTTGCAATAATTCCTTTCACAGTCATGTTGGAAACTCTGTTCCTCAAGAAGCAATTCAG TGACAAGATAAAGATCTCTTTGTCAATACTACTACTTGGAGTTGGCATTGCATCTGTGACCGATCTTCAGCTAAACCTCGTTGGAACCATTCTGTCGCTCATAGCCATTCTAACAACTTGCATTGGCCAAATT TTGACAAACACAATACAGAAGAGGCTAAATGTGTCATCAACTCAGCTTCTGTATCAGTCATCTCCATTCCAAGCAGCCATTCTATTCGTCATCGGCCCCTTCTTGGACCAGTGCCTCACCGGACAGAACGTCTTCGCCTACACATACTCCCCCAGTGTCATG GTTTTCATATTGCTGTCATGCTTGATTGCTGTGTTTGTGAACTTCAGCACATTCTTGGTGATAGGCAAGACTTCTCCTGTTACATACCAGGTTTTGGGGCATCTTAAGACATGTCTTGTTCTTGGATTTGGGTATACTCTGTTGCATGATCCTTTCACTTCAAGGAACATCTTTGGCATACTTGTTGCCATGGTTGGGATGGGATTATATTCTTACTTCTGCACTCTTGAAACCAAGAACAAGCACACCCCTTCTCTCTCCTCCCAG GTTAAAGAGAGGGAAAGCACACCGCTGTTAGTGAGCCATCTAGACAAAGAGTCTAAATTTCAATTGTTTAAAATAGAGGCCCATGCCTGA
- the LOC121787387 gene encoding protein ENHANCED DISEASE RESISTANCE 2-like, whose product MAALQSDGGRMEGWLYSIRSNRIGLQYSRKRYFILQDHLLRSFKSVPASPDEDPVRSAIIDSCIRVTDNGRESIQRKVFFIFTLYNTSNHNDQLKLGANRPEEAARWIQSFQESALKPNQNQGDFELSRRVPQSSRLNYSSKHSYSIDWTVYSSSVSDAMTSDVIAPSPWKIFGCQNGLRLFKEAKDKESHRKWDDHPAIMAVGVIDATSEAIFQTLMSLGPSRSEWDFCFHKGSVIEHIDGHTDIVHKLLFHDWLPWGMKRRDLLLRRYWRREDDGTYVILYHSVFHLKCPPKRGYVRACLKSGGYVISPVNQAKHSVVKHMLAIDWKFWKSYLSTSSARSITISMLGRLAALRELFRAKVDCSSSDFSSGELIRNSTMQQKKMDLKVDVRTRMDNGKNMEDVGEESLKTPSEHSSLVGLNDATDEFFDVSEPLDYDQSETGWQSDYGSEMYSQDARQPKLSTAAVFVKKLHDLAVQKKGYVDLHDMAREESLLCKYGYTLPKDPTCNVLCSWTATDPSTYLIRGKTYLDDRKKIKANGTLMEMVGADWLRSDKREDDLGGRPGGIVQKYAAKGGPEFFFIVNIQVPGSTTYNLALYYMMSTPLQEAPLLESFVKGDDAYRNSRFKLIPYISKGSWIVKQSVGKKACLVGQALEINYFRGKNYLELGVDIGSSTVARGVVSLVLGYLNNLVIEMAFLVQANTPEELPEYLIGTCRLNHLDVAKSILVKP is encoded by the exons ATGGCGGCTTTGCAGAGTGATGGTGGAAGGATGGAAGGCTGGCTTTATTCGATACGCTCGAATCGGATTGGACTTCAGTATTCGAGGAAACGCTACTTCATTCTACAAGATCACCTGCTTAGGAGCTTCAAATCGGTGCCAGCTTCACCCGACGAG GATCCTGTTAGAAGTGCCATTATTGATTCTTGCATAAGGGTGACTGACAATGGAAGGGAGAGCATTCAGAGGAAG GTCTTTTTCATCTTTACTCTTTATAACACATCGAATCACAACGATCAACTGAAG TTGGGAGCAAACAGGCCTGAAGAAGCCGCAAGATGGATCCAGTCTTTCCAGGAATCAGCTTTAAAG CCAAACCAGAATCAAGGAGATTTTGAACTTTCGAGACGTGTACCGCAGTCATCGAG GCTAAACTATTCTAGCAAGCATTCATATTCCATTGACTGGACTGTCTACTCATCCTCAGTCAGTGATGCAATGACATCTGATGTTATTGCACCATCACCTTGGAAAATATTTGGTTGCCAGAATG GTCTCCGGTTATTTAAGGAGGCTAAAGACAAAGAATCTCATAGGAAG TGGGATGATCATCCTGCAATAATGGCTGTTGGTGTAATTGATGCAACTTCAGAGGCTATTTTTCAGACTCTAATGTCTCTTGGTCCTTCAAGATCAGA ATGGGACTTCTGTTTTCATAAGGGTTCTGTGATTGAACATATTGATGGACATACTGATATAGTTCACAAGCTTCTATTCCACGATTGGCTTCCTTG GGGTATGAAAAGAAGGGATCTTCTGTTAAGGCGGTATTGGAGAAGAGAGGATGATGGTACATATG TGATTCTGTATCATTCTGTGTTTCATCTGAAGTGTCCGCCAAAAAGGGGTTATGTACGCGCCTGCCTTAAAA GTGGAGGATATGTAATATCTCCAGTTAATCAAGCAAAGCATTCTGTGGTGAAGCACATGCTTGCTATTGATTGGAAATTTTGGAAATCTTATTTGTCAACATCATCGGCTAGGTCAATAACAATAAGCATGCTGGGAAGGCTTGCTG CCTTACGGGAGCTGTTCAGAGCAAAGGTGGATTGTTCGTCATCCGATTTCTCATCAGGTGAGCTGATAAGAAACAGTACCATGCAGCAAAAGAAGATGGATCTGAAAGTTGATGTTCGAACTAGGATGGATAATGGGAAGAATATGGAGGATGTGGGGGAAGAATCGCTTAAAACACCTTCTGAACACTCAAGTCTTGTGGGATTGAATGATGCAACAGATGAATTCTTTGATGTCTCAGAACCTCTGGATTATGATCAATCAGAAACTGGTTGGCAATCTGATTATGGTTCAGAAATGTATTCTCAG GATGCACGCCAACCAAAATTGTCAACTGCTGCCGTCTTTGTCAAAAAGTTGCATGATCTTGCAG TTCAGAAAAAGGGTTATGTGGATTTGCATGATATGGCAAGGGAAGAAAGTCTATTGTGCAAATATGGATACACTCTTCCGAAGGATCCAACTTGTAATGTGCTGTGCAGTTGGACAGCAACAGATCCATCAACATATCTGATCCGTGGAAAGACTTATTTGGATGACAGAAAAAAG ATTAAAGCAAACGGTACACTGATGGAAATGGTAGGTGCTGACTGGTTGAGATCTGACAAGAGAGAAGATGATCTTGGTGGCAGGCCCGGGGGCATAGTTCAG AAATATGCTGCTAAGGGGGGTCCCGAGTTCTTTTTTATTGTGAACATACAG GTTCCAGGTTCAACAACATACAATCTTGCTTTATACTATATGATGAGTACTCCTCTACAAGAGGCCCCTCTGCTCGAGAGCTTTGTAAAAGGAGATGATGCTTATAGAAATTCTAGATTCAAGCTCATACCATATATTTCAAAG GGCTCATGGATAGTCAAGCAGAGTGTTGGAAAAAAGGCATGCCTGGTCGGTCAAGCATTAGAAATTAACTATTTTCGTGGGAAGAACTACCTCGAG CTTGGGGTTGATATTGGGTCGTCAACTGTTGCGAGGGGGGTGGTCAGCCTTGTTCTAGGTTACCTCAACAACCTAGTCATTGAGATGGCATTCTTAGTTCAG GCCAATACACCTGAAGAGCTACCGGAATATCTCATTGGAACCTGTCGCCTTAACCATTTGGACGTAGCTAAATCCATACTAGTAAAACCATAA